A genomic stretch from Cellulomonas sp. KRMCY2 includes:
- the glp gene encoding gephyrin-like molybdotransferase Glp — protein MRTVDEHRAAALALVAPLATVRLAIDVADCHVLAQDVTAPSALPRWDSSAMDGYAVRAADLAGAAPQHPVRLRVLADLPAGSDAEPEVRPGTAARIMTGAPVPPGADAIVPVERTDGGTDVVGVEEQPVPGAHIRRAGEDVAAGDLVLAAGTLLGPAQIAAAASVGCADLLVHRRPRVAVLSTGSELVTPGAALRRGQIPDSNSYLLAAAVRAAGCEPIRIGAVPDDPAALRGVLDAQDGTVDLVITSGGVSMGAYDVVKEVLAAEPGMNFVQVAMQPGKPQGIGRLGRGTPVLALPGNPVSAFVSFEVFVRPVLLRLRGLDDVRRQEVGAVVVDGWRKQPGRAQYMPVVLESATPAGPGPGPEHSTEPLVRRAAAGGSGSHLVVGLARAQGLAVVGIEVEHVRPGDRVRVMRVDR, from the coding sequence GTGCGCACCGTCGACGAGCACCGCGCGGCCGCGCTGGCCCTGGTGGCACCGCTCGCCACCGTACGGCTGGCGATCGACGTGGCTGACTGTCACGTCCTGGCTCAGGACGTGACAGCGCCGTCGGCCCTGCCGCGCTGGGACAGCTCCGCGATGGACGGCTACGCGGTGCGCGCTGCCGACCTCGCCGGTGCCGCGCCGCAGCACCCGGTGCGTCTGCGGGTGCTGGCCGACCTGCCGGCCGGCAGCGATGCCGAGCCCGAGGTCCGGCCGGGGACCGCCGCCCGGATCATGACCGGTGCCCCGGTGCCGCCCGGTGCCGATGCGATCGTGCCGGTCGAGCGCACCGACGGCGGCACCGATGTCGTGGGTGTCGAGGAGCAGCCGGTCCCGGGCGCGCACATCCGCAGGGCGGGCGAGGACGTCGCGGCCGGAGACCTGGTGCTCGCCGCGGGCACGCTGCTCGGGCCGGCTCAGATCGCGGCGGCGGCGTCGGTGGGCTGCGCGGACCTGCTGGTGCACCGGCGGCCGCGGGTCGCGGTGCTGTCCACCGGGAGCGAGCTGGTCACCCCCGGTGCAGCGTTGCGCCGCGGCCAGATCCCGGACTCGAACTCCTACCTGCTGGCCGCTGCTGTGCGGGCCGCCGGGTGTGAGCCGATCCGGATCGGTGCGGTGCCGGACGACCCGGCGGCCCTGCGCGGCGTGCTCGACGCCCAGGACGGCACCGTCGATCTCGTCATCACCTCGGGCGGGGTGAGCATGGGCGCCTACGACGTGGTCAAGGAGGTGCTCGCGGCCGAGCCCGGGATGAACTTCGTGCAGGTCGCCATGCAACCGGGCAAGCCCCAGGGCATCGGACGGCTCGGCCGCGGCACGCCCGTCCTCGCGCTGCCCGGCAACCCGGTCAGTGCCTTCGTCTCGTTCGAGGTCTTCGTGCGGCCGGTGCTGCTGCGCCTGCGCGGACTCGACGACGTCCGGCGCCAGGAGGTCGGAGCCGTCGTCGTGGACGGGTGGCGCAAGCAGCCGGGACGGGCGCAGTACATGCCGGTCGTGCTGGAGTCCGCGACGCCTGCCGGTCCCGGTCCCGGTCCCGAGCACAGCACCGAGCCGCTGGTGCGTCGCGCGGCGGCCGGCGGGTCGGGCTCGCACCTCGTGGTCGGTCTCGCCCGCGCGCAGGGGCTGGCGGTCGTCGGGATCGAGGTCGAGCACGTCCGGCCCGGCGATAGGGTGCGCGTCATGCGAGTCGACAGATGA
- the moaC gene encoding cyclic pyranopterin monophosphate synthase MoaC — MTFTHLDDAGHARMVDVTHKRPTVREATATGSVRCAPQVVEALRSGDVPKGDVLAVARIAGISAAKRTAELLPLAHVIGVHGVTVDLEVADDGVHVTATVRTADRTGVEMEALTAVAVAALAVVDMVKGMDKGTSIADVRLVAKSGGRSGDWRREA, encoded by the coding sequence ATGACCTTCACCCACCTGGACGACGCCGGCCATGCGCGCATGGTCGACGTGACGCACAAGCGGCCGACCGTCCGCGAGGCCACGGCGACGGGTTCGGTGCGATGTGCGCCGCAGGTGGTCGAGGCCCTGCGCTCGGGCGACGTCCCCAAGGGCGACGTGCTGGCCGTCGCGCGGATCGCCGGCATCAGCGCCGCGAAGCGGACCGCCGAGCTGTTGCCGCTGGCGCACGTGATCGGGGTGCACGGTGTCACCGTCGACCTCGAGGTGGCCGACGACGGCGTGCACGTGACCGCGACGGTGCGGACCGCCGATCGTACCGGGGTCGAGATGGAGGCTCTCACCGCCGTCGCCGTCGCCGCCCTCGCGGTCGTGGACATGGTCAAGGGGATGGACAAGGGCACCTCGATCGCCGATGTCCGGCTGGTCGCGAAGTCCGGCGGCAGGTCCGGCGACTGGCGGCGAGAGGCATGA
- a CDS encoding NTP transferase domain-containing protein, which yields MTRGFDAIVLAGGQGRRLGGVSKAEVLVAGRPMVDHVLEAASGARRIVIVGPDDLLRPGVATVLEDPPLGGPVAGIDAGLTHLRASGAGGDLVLVLACDVPLVAAAVPRLLAALDAEHAADGAHLVDASGHAQILAVFRRAALAAALAALAADGGVHGVSMRRLVGGLRMVQVADPDGQGADADTWDDVQRLDSLMTRKVTVSDSSPHTPSGSELHRWLVSTGQDLGVNPDALEVESLLDLSREVANGVARPAVPLTSFLVGYAVGAGGGDRATFDRVVARVTELARGWSVEQAPDDPAGGQDTA from the coding sequence ATGACGCGCGGCTTCGACGCGATCGTCCTGGCCGGGGGACAGGGGCGTCGGCTCGGCGGCGTGAGCAAGGCCGAGGTCCTGGTGGCCGGACGTCCGATGGTCGACCACGTGCTCGAGGCCGCGTCCGGGGCGCGGCGGATCGTCATCGTCGGGCCGGACGACCTGCTCCGACCCGGCGTCGCGACGGTCCTGGAGGACCCGCCCCTCGGCGGGCCGGTCGCCGGGATCGACGCCGGACTGACCCACCTGCGGGCGTCGGGCGCCGGCGGCGACCTGGTCCTCGTGCTCGCGTGCGACGTGCCGCTCGTCGCCGCAGCCGTGCCGCGGCTGCTGGCCGCGCTCGACGCCGAGCACGCGGCGGACGGAGCGCACCTGGTCGATGCCTCGGGCCACGCGCAGATCCTCGCCGTGTTCCGGCGGGCCGCCCTGGCCGCGGCGCTGGCGGCTCTCGCGGCCGACGGCGGGGTGCACGGTGTCTCGATGCGCAGGCTCGTCGGCGGGCTGCGGATGGTCCAGGTCGCCGACCCGGACGGCCAGGGCGCCGACGCGGACACGTGGGACGATGTGCAGCGTCTGGACAGCCTCATGACCCGGAAGGTCACCGTGAGCGACAGCAGCCCCCACACGCCCAGCGGCAGCGAGCTGCACCGATGGCTGGTGAGCACCGGCCAGGACCTCGGCGTCAACCCTGACGCGCTCGAGGTCGAGTCCCTGCTCGACCTCTCGCGGGAGGTGGCCAACGGGGTCGCCCGCCCCGCCGTGCCGTTGACCAGCTTCCTGGTGGGGTACGCCGTCGGTGCCGGTGGCGGCGACCGCGCGACGTTCGACCGGGTCGTCGCCCGGGTGACCGAGCTGGCCCGAGGGTGGTCGGTCGAGCAGGCCCCGGACGACCCGGCCGGCGGCCAGGACACCGCGTGA
- a CDS encoding MoaD/ThiS family protein: MSGAVTVRYFAAAAEAAGLETEELVAATAGELRAAMTAAHGPGLGRVLTRCSLLAAGTRLADDAAPVAPGVTVDVLPPFAGG; encoded by the coding sequence GTGAGCGGAGCCGTCACGGTCCGCTACTTCGCCGCGGCCGCCGAGGCTGCCGGCCTCGAGACCGAAGAGCTCGTCGCCGCGACCGCCGGTGAGCTGCGCGCGGCGATGACCGCTGCGCACGGACCGGGGCTCGGGCGGGTCCTGACCCGCTGCTCGCTCCTCGCAGCAGGGACTCGCCTGGCCGACGACGCCGCACCGGTGGCACCGGGCGTCACCGTCGACGTGCTCCCGCCGTTCGCCGGCGGCTGA
- the moaA gene encoding GTP 3',8-cyclase MoaA: MSALAPLVDGFGRVHRDLRISLTDRCSLRCTYCMPAEGVPWLPGSTMLSTDELVRITRVAVGQGITEVRLTGGEPLLRPDVVDVVRRIAALDGPNGSPEVSLTTNALRLPALAAPLHDAGLTRVNISLDTLDRERFTALTRRDRLHDTLAGIAAADSVGFAPIKLNAVAMRGVNDDALVPLVRFAVDHGYQMRFIEQMPLDAGHTWDRVQMVTQTEILAALRTAFELTEVPGRGSAPAELWYVDGGPATVGVIASVTAPFCGSCDRVRLTADGQLRSCLFARTETDLRTLLREGADDDALAAAIRTGLAGKKPGHDIDDPSFLQPDRPMSAIGG; encoded by the coding sequence ATGAGCGCGCTCGCACCGCTGGTCGACGGGTTCGGTCGCGTGCACCGTGACCTGCGGATCTCGCTGACCGACCGCTGCTCGTTGCGCTGCACCTACTGCATGCCTGCCGAGGGCGTCCCGTGGCTGCCCGGCTCGACGATGCTCAGCACCGACGAGCTGGTCCGGATCACGCGGGTCGCCGTCGGCCAGGGCATCACGGAGGTCCGGCTGACCGGTGGTGAGCCCCTGCTGCGTCCCGACGTCGTCGACGTCGTGCGTCGCATCGCCGCGCTCGACGGGCCGAACGGCTCACCCGAGGTCTCCCTGACCACCAACGCCCTGCGCCTGCCGGCGCTCGCGGCCCCGCTGCACGACGCCGGGCTCACCCGGGTCAACATCAGCCTCGACACGCTCGACCGCGAGCGCTTCACGGCCCTGACCCGGCGCGACCGCCTGCACGACACCCTCGCCGGCATCGCCGCGGCGGACTCGGTCGGCTTCGCGCCGATCAAGCTCAACGCCGTCGCGATGCGTGGCGTGAACGACGACGCACTGGTCCCGCTGGTGCGCTTCGCTGTCGACCACGGCTACCAGATGCGGTTCATCGAGCAGATGCCGCTGGACGCCGGGCACACCTGGGATCGCGTTCAGATGGTCACCCAGACCGAGATCCTCGCCGCGCTGCGCACCGCGTTCGAGCTCACCGAGGTACCAGGCCGGGGCTCGGCGCCCGCCGAGCTCTGGTACGTCGACGGCGGACCGGCGACCGTCGGCGTGATCGCCTCGGTGACCGCTCCGTTCTGTGGCTCGTGCGACCGGGTCCGGCTGACCGCAGACGGCCAGCTGCGGTCCTGCCTGTTCGCCCGGACCGAGACCGACCTGCGCACGCTGCTGCGCGAGGGGGCCGACGACGATGCGCTGGCCGCGGCGATCCGGACCGGCCTGGCCGGCAAGAAGCCGGGCCACGACATCGACGACCCGAGCTTCTTGCAGCCCGACCGGCCGATGAGCGCGATCGGCGGCTGA
- a CDS encoding molybdenum cofactor biosynthesis protein MoaE, with product MSPAHPLAQVSDGPLDVTAHLVAVGDPGAGAVACFVGQVRDNDPSVDGEVVALEYSAHPDAAAVLERLAREAAGRDGVLGVAVSHRVGRLVVGEAAVVAVVSTAHRALAFVVCSDLVEAVKAELPVWKREVLADGSHVWVGSA from the coding sequence ATGAGCCCCGCACACCCGCTCGCCCAGGTCAGCGACGGCCCGCTCGACGTCACGGCGCACCTCGTGGCGGTCGGCGACCCGGGCGCCGGGGCGGTGGCGTGCTTCGTCGGGCAGGTCCGCGACAACGACCCGTCCGTCGACGGCGAGGTGGTCGCCCTGGAGTACTCGGCGCACCCCGACGCCGCTGCGGTGCTCGAGCGCCTGGCGCGCGAGGCAGCGGGGCGCGACGGCGTGCTCGGCGTCGCGGTGAGCCACCGCGTCGGACGGCTCGTCGTCGGCGAGGCGGCGGTCGTCGCGGTGGTGTCCACGGCGCACCGTGCCCTGGCCTTCGTTGTGTGCAGCGATCTGGTCGAGGCGGTCAAGGCCGAGCTCCCGGTGTGGAAGCGCGAGGTGCTGGCCGACGGCTCGCACGTGTGGGTCGGTTCGGCATGA
- a CDS encoding molybdenum cofactor biosynthesis protein B: MNPPVTDPAADRAPVLAAVVVASDRCARGEATDRSGARAAELLRAAGYRVGAPVIVPDGAESVAGALRTALATGARVVLTSGGTGVGPRDRTPEGTRPVLDRELPGLAEALRRSGAEQVASAVLSRGLAGVTDAGAVVVNLPGSTAGVEQGVSVLLPLLDHVLDQLAGGDHR; the protein is encoded by the coding sequence ATGAACCCACCGGTCACCGACCCCGCTGCCGACCGGGCCCCTGTCCTGGCCGCCGTCGTGGTGGCCTCGGACCGTTGTGCGCGGGGCGAGGCGACCGATCGATCCGGCGCGCGTGCGGCGGAGCTGCTGCGCGCGGCGGGCTACCGGGTCGGTGCGCCGGTGATCGTCCCGGACGGCGCCGAGAGCGTCGCCGGCGCGCTCCGGACCGCCCTGGCCACAGGCGCTCGGGTGGTCCTGACCAGCGGCGGGACGGGTGTCGGCCCGCGGGACAGGACACCCGAGGGCACCCGGCCCGTGCTCGACCGCGAGCTCCCCGGTCTCGCCGAGGCCCTGCGCCGCTCGGGCGCCGAGCAGGTCGCCTCCGCCGTCCTGTCCCGAGGCCTGGCCGGGGTGACCGACGCCGGCGCCGTGGTGGTCAACCTTCCCGGCTCGACCGCCGGCGTCGAGCAGGGCGTCTCGGTGCTGCTCCCCCTGCTGGACCACGTGCTCGACCAGCTGGCCGGCGGTGACCACCGATGA
- a CDS encoding metalloregulator ArsR/SmtB family transcription factor: MVDHRVSAYRALASESRVQILHVLQQGGAPLPVDEIAPAVGLHVNTAREHLDRLVASGFVHREPEVRTTRGRPRMLYRSVDRAAAATVDGRAREQLARMLVDGYGRAMESPAEAAQAAGERWAGELAPGRAVARPAVTVVPDQGAAPNEGTAPNEGCAPPERRVDHVAAWVQLAAVEQHFEDLGFEPEADIGALQVHLRRCPFIELARERTEVVCGVHLGLARGVLAHQGGPLVADRLEAFVGPRHCVLHLREA; this comes from the coding sequence ATGGTCGACCATCGCGTGAGCGCGTACCGCGCGCTCGCCTCGGAGAGTCGCGTGCAGATCCTGCACGTGCTGCAGCAGGGCGGTGCGCCGCTGCCGGTCGACGAGATCGCACCAGCCGTCGGTCTGCACGTCAACACGGCGCGTGAGCACCTCGACCGGTTGGTGGCCAGCGGGTTCGTGCACCGGGAGCCCGAGGTCAGGACGACCCGGGGCCGGCCGCGGATGCTCTACCGCTCCGTCGACCGTGCCGCGGCGGCGACCGTCGACGGACGGGCCCGCGAGCAGCTCGCCCGCATGCTCGTCGACGGCTACGGCCGCGCGATGGAGTCGCCGGCCGAGGCGGCACAGGCTGCGGGGGAGCGCTGGGCGGGTGAACTTGCGCCGGGTCGCGCCGTCGCGAGACCCGCCGTGACGGTCGTGCCGGACCAGGGCGCTGCGCCGAACGAGGGCACTGCGCCGAACGAGGGCTGCGCACCGCCGGAGCGCCGGGTCGACCACGTGGCCGCCTGGGTCCAGCTCGCCGCGGTGGAGCAGCACTTCGAGGACCTCGGCTTCGAGCCGGAGGCCGACATCGGCGCGCTGCAGGTGCACCTGCGCCGGTGCCCGTTCATCGAGCTCGCGCGCGAGCGGACCGAGGTCGTGTGCGGGGTGCACCTCGGCCTCGCCCGTGGGGTGCTCGCCCACCAGGGCGGCCCGCTGGTCGCCGACCGGCTCGAGGCGTTCGTCGGGCCGCGGCACTGCGTGCTGCACCTGCGCGAGGCCTGA
- a CDS encoding MFS transporter, with protein MTFKLEPRVDLARWDPEDPEHWDSTFAWRTLWITTYNLMLAFCVWYLVSAIAPRLNDIGYDLTRAELYWLVAVPGLAGGSMRLIYMFLPPVLGTRTLVGGTATLMLLPMVGWAFAVRDPGTPYAVLLLLATAAGVGGGAFSGFMPSTSYFFPKRMAGTALGLQAGIGNFGVSLIQFLAPWIVGFGLLGTTVLTPQQRADGSEIWLHNVGLVLIPWVILGAILAGVFLRSVPITANFRQQLDIFREKHTWVMTAIYLMTFGAFSGFAAQLGLIIVNEYGSFADAPDPLKFAFLGPLIGSATRAAWGPLCDRFGGAIWTLVAGIGMTISTVFTLFFLSPTAVGQFTWFLTGMLGVFFFAGIGNAGTFKQMPMIFPKRQAGGVIGFTASIAAFGPFLVGIALSMVTPRAFFIGCAVFFTFCTALTWHYYARPGAPKPS; from the coding sequence ATGACGTTCAAGCTGGAGCCCCGCGTCGACCTCGCGCGGTGGGACCCCGAGGACCCGGAGCACTGGGACTCGACGTTCGCCTGGCGCACGTTGTGGATCACCACCTACAACCTCATGCTGGCGTTCTGCGTCTGGTACCTGGTCAGCGCGATCGCCCCGCGGCTCAACGACATCGGCTACGACCTCACGCGCGCCGAGCTCTACTGGCTGGTGGCCGTCCCCGGCCTGGCCGGCGGGTCGATGCGGCTCATCTACATGTTCCTGCCCCCGGTCCTGGGCACCCGCACGCTGGTCGGCGGCACCGCGACCCTCATGCTGCTGCCGATGGTCGGCTGGGCGTTCGCGGTCCGCGACCCCGGGACGCCCTACGCGGTGCTCCTGCTGCTCGCCACCGCGGCCGGCGTCGGCGGTGGCGCCTTCTCCGGGTTCATGCCCTCGACCAGCTACTTCTTCCCCAAGCGGATGGCCGGGACGGCGCTGGGCCTGCAGGCCGGGATCGGCAACTTCGGGGTCAGCCTCATCCAGTTCCTCGCACCCTGGATCGTGGGCTTCGGCCTGCTCGGCACCACCGTCCTGACGCCGCAGCAGCGGGCCGACGGCAGCGAGATCTGGCTGCACAACGTCGGGCTCGTGCTGATCCCCTGGGTGATCCTCGGCGCGATCCTGGCCGGCGTCTTCCTGCGCAGCGTCCCGATCACCGCGAACTTCCGCCAGCAGCTCGACATCTTCCGCGAGAAGCACACCTGGGTCATGACCGCGATCTACCTGATGACCTTCGGGGCCTTCAGCGGGTTCGCCGCCCAGCTCGGCCTGATCATCGTCAACGAGTACGGCAGCTTCGCCGATGCCCCGGACCCCCTCAAGTTCGCCTTCCTCGGCCCGCTCATCGGCTCCGCCACACGGGCCGCCTGGGGGCCGCTGTGCGACCGGTTCGGCGGGGCGATCTGGACCCTCGTCGCCGGGATCGGCATGACGATCAGCACGGTCTTCACGCTCTTCTTCCTCAGCCCCACGGCCGTCGGCCAGTTCACCTGGTTCCTGACCGGGATGCTGGGTGTCTTCTTCTTCGCCGGGATCGGCAACGCCGGGACCTTCAAGCAGATGCCGATGATCTTCCCCAAGCGGCAGGCCGGTGGGGTCATCGGCTTCACCGCCTCGATCGCCGCCTTCGGCCCGTTCCTCGTCGGCATCGCGCTCTCGATGGTGACGCCGCGCGCGTTCTTCATCGGGTGCGCGGTGTTCTTCACCTTCTGCACCGCCCTGACCTGGCACTACTACGCACGCCCTGGGGCACCGAAGCCCAGCTGA
- a CDS encoding nitrate reductase subunit alpha, producing MNPTAIPTQGAAPAGLDGPASDLLLRLGRYLRKGEVSADLRTLHQIGGRDADVFYRDRWSHDKVVRSTHGVNCTGSCSWKVYVKDGIITWESQQTDYPTVGPDSPEYEPRGCPRGAAFSWYTYSPTRVRYPYVRGLLLDMYREAKARTGDPVEAWRSIVDDPELSRRYKAARGKGGLVRATWDEATEMVAAAHVHTIKAYGPDRIAGFSPIPAMSMVSHGAGARFYSLIGGAMLSFYDWYADLPVASPQVFGDQTDVPESGDWWDAGYLIMWGSNVPVTRTPDAHWMTEARYRGQKVVVVSPDYADNVKFADEWLAAQPGTDGALAMAMGHVTLKEFFVDRQVPYFTDYVKRYTDLPFLVRLEERDGAYVAGKFLTESDLAASGPVPTSENAEFKTVLIDARTGQAVVPNGSLGHHYGEAGAGKWNLDLGDVDPLLSLIDAPESADRVADADAAAGRPAVQTVEVDLPRFDTLDGAAAVIRRGVPVRRVAGHLVTTVFDLLLAQYGVGRDGLPGRWPTGYDDASQPCTPAWQEQFTGVPAAKAERIGREFAANAEESRGRSMILMGAGTNHWFHSDTIYRAFLTLTTLTGCQGVNGGGWAHYVGQEKVRPLTGYTQYANALDWSRPPRNMIQTAYWYLHTDQYRYDAFGADTLAAATAGGQLAGKTTADVIAQSARMGWMPSYPTFDRSPLQVADDAEAAGLPVAQYVPAELKAGRLRFASEDPDAPENFPRVLTIWRANLLGSSAKGNEYFLKHLLGTDSNLRATEAPPEARPRDVVWHDEAPTGKLDLLLSMDFRMTSTTIYSDIVLPAATWYEKHDLNTTDMHPFVNSFSPAIAPPWQTRTDFDIFHTIARAFSELAATHLGVRKDVVAVPLTHDTPDEMANPHGRVEDWKAGDCEPVPGRTMPKLVVVERDYGAVAAKMAALGPLVDTLGLTTKGVTFTVDKEVEYLRHKNGTARKTRNGVADGRPLLSRDVHACEAILALSGTTNGRLAVQGFHTLEKRTGTLMADLAAEHEGKQVTFADTQAGPTTVITSPEWSGTEHGGRRYSPFTINVERLKPWHTLTGRMHFFLDHDWMAEIGENMPVFRPPLNMPALFGEPEIGETGALGVTVRYLTPHNKWSIHSEYQDNLFMLSLSRGGPTIWMSNLDADKVGIKDNDWIEAVNRNGIVVARAVVSHRMPEGTVYMHHAQDRLIDVPRSETNGKRGGIHNSLTRLMIKPSHLIGGYAQLSFAFNYLGPTGNQRDEVTMIRRRSQKVEY from the coding sequence ATGAACCCGACAGCCATCCCGACGCAGGGGGCAGCACCCGCGGGTCTCGACGGCCCGGCATCGGACCTCCTGCTGCGCCTGGGCCGGTACCTGCGCAAGGGCGAGGTCTCGGCCGACCTGCGCACGCTGCACCAGATCGGTGGACGGGACGCGGACGTCTTCTACCGGGACCGCTGGAGCCACGACAAGGTGGTCCGCTCGACCCACGGGGTCAACTGCACCGGGTCGTGCTCGTGGAAGGTGTACGTCAAGGACGGGATCATCACCTGGGAGTCGCAGCAGACGGACTACCCGACGGTCGGTCCGGACAGCCCCGAGTACGAGCCCCGGGGCTGTCCCCGCGGTGCGGCGTTCAGCTGGTACACGTACTCCCCGACCCGGGTCCGGTACCCGTACGTGCGTGGGCTGCTGCTCGACATGTACCGCGAGGCCAAGGCCCGCACGGGCGACCCCGTCGAGGCGTGGCGCAGCATCGTCGACGACCCCGAGCTCTCGCGGCGCTACAAGGCGGCCCGCGGCAAGGGCGGCCTCGTGCGGGCCACCTGGGACGAGGCGACCGAGATGGTCGCGGCCGCGCACGTGCACACGATCAAGGCCTACGGGCCGGACCGCATCGCGGGCTTCTCGCCGATCCCCGCGATGTCGATGGTGTCGCACGGTGCCGGCGCGCGCTTCTACTCGCTCATCGGCGGCGCGATGCTCTCGTTCTACGACTGGTACGCCGACCTGCCGGTCGCCTCGCCGCAGGTCTTCGGCGACCAGACCGACGTGCCGGAGTCGGGGGACTGGTGGGACGCCGGCTACCTGATCATGTGGGGCTCGAACGTCCCGGTGACCCGCACCCCGGACGCGCACTGGATGACCGAGGCGCGGTACCGCGGGCAGAAGGTCGTGGTGGTCTCACCGGACTACGCGGACAACGTCAAGTTCGCCGACGAGTGGCTCGCCGCCCAGCCCGGGACCGACGGCGCGCTCGCGATGGCCATGGGTCACGTGACGCTCAAGGAGTTCTTCGTCGACCGGCAGGTCCCGTACTTCACCGACTACGTCAAGAGGTACACCGACCTGCCGTTCCTGGTCCGCCTCGAGGAGCGCGACGGTGCGTACGTCGCCGGCAAGTTCCTGACCGAGTCCGACCTGGCCGCCTCGGGGCCGGTTCCGACGTCGGAGAACGCGGAGTTCAAGACGGTGCTGATCGACGCCCGTACCGGGCAGGCGGTCGTGCCGAACGGGTCGCTCGGCCACCACTACGGCGAGGCGGGTGCCGGGAAGTGGAACCTCGACCTCGGCGACGTCGACCCGCTGCTGAGCCTGATCGACGCACCGGAGAGTGCCGACCGGGTCGCCGACGCGGATGCGGCCGCCGGCCGACCGGCGGTCCAGACGGTCGAGGTCGACCTGCCGCGGTTCGACACGCTGGACGGCGCTGCCGCGGTGATCCGTCGCGGCGTGCCGGTCCGTCGGGTCGCCGGGCACCTGGTCACCACCGTCTTCGACCTGCTGCTCGCGCAGTACGGCGTGGGCCGCGACGGTCTGCCGGGCCGGTGGCCCACCGGGTACGACGACGCGTCCCAGCCGTGCACGCCCGCCTGGCAGGAGCAGTTCACCGGGGTCCCGGCGGCCAAGGCCGAGCGGATCGGCCGGGAGTTCGCGGCCAACGCCGAGGAGTCCAGGGGTCGGTCGATGATCCTCATGGGCGCCGGCACCAACCACTGGTTCCACTCCGACACCATCTACCGCGCCTTCCTGACCCTGACCACGCTGACCGGCTGCCAGGGCGTCAACGGCGGCGGCTGGGCGCACTACGTCGGCCAGGAGAAGGTCCGCCCGCTGACGGGGTACACCCAGTACGCCAACGCACTGGACTGGTCGCGCCCGCCGCGGAACATGATCCAGACGGCGTACTGGTACCTGCACACCGACCAGTACCGCTACGACGCGTTCGGCGCCGACACGCTCGCCGCGGCCACGGCCGGGGGTCAGCTGGCCGGGAAGACGACCGCCGACGTGATCGCGCAGTCGGCCCGGATGGGCTGGATGCCCTCGTACCCGACGTTCGACCGCAGCCCGCTGCAGGTCGCCGACGACGCCGAGGCCGCCGGCCTGCCGGTGGCGCAGTACGTGCCGGCCGAGCTCAAGGCCGGTCGTCTCCGCTTCGCCTCGGAGGACCCGGATGCACCGGAGAACTTCCCGCGCGTGCTGACGATCTGGCGGGCGAACCTGCTGGGCAGCTCGGCCAAGGGCAACGAGTACTTCCTCAAGCACCTGCTCGGCACGGACTCCAACCTGCGGGCGACCGAGGCCCCGCCCGAGGCGCGGCCGCGGGACGTCGTCTGGCACGACGAGGCACCCACGGGCAAGCTCGACCTGCTGCTGTCCATGGACTTCCGGATGACGAGCACGACGATCTACTCCGACATCGTGCTGCCGGCCGCGACCTGGTATGAGAAGCACGACCTCAACACCACAGACATGCACCCGTTCGTGAACTCGTTCAGCCCGGCGATCGCCCCGCCGTGGCAGACCCGGACCGACTTCGACATCTTCCACACGATCGCCCGCGCGTTCTCCGAGCTCGCGGCGACCCACCTGGGCGTCCGCAAGGACGTCGTCGCCGTGCCGCTCACGCACGACACGCCGGACGAGATGGCCAACCCGCACGGGCGGGTCGAGGACTGGAAGGCCGGTGACTGCGAGCCGGTGCCGGGCCGGACCATGCCCAAGCTCGTCGTCGTCGAACGTGACTACGGGGCCGTCGCCGCGAAGATGGCGGCGCTCGGTCCGCTCGTCGACACCCTCGGTCTGACGACCAAGGGCGTGACCTTCACCGTCGACAAGGAGGTCGAGTACCTGCGGCACAAGAACGGCACCGCGCGCAAGACCCGCAACGGGGTCGCGGATGGACGGCCGCTGCTGAGCCGAGACGTGCACGCCTGCGAGGCGATCCTCGCGTTGTCCGGCACCACGAACGGCCGGCTCGCCGTGCAGGGGTTCCACACGCTCGAGAAGCGCACCGGAACCCTGATGGCCGACCTGGCTGCCGAGCACGAGGGCAAGCAGGTGACCTTCGCCGACACCCAGGCCGGCCCGACGACTGTCATCACCTCGCCGGAGTGGTCCGGCACGGAGCACGGCGGGCGTCGGTACTCGCCGTTCACCATCAACGTCGAGCGGCTCAAGCCGTGGCACACACTGACCGGCCGGATGCACTTCTTCCTCGACCACGACTGGATGGCCGAGATCGGCGAGAACATGCCGGTCTTCCGGCCTCCGCTGAACATGCCGGCCCTGTTCGGCGAGCCGGAGATCGGCGAGACCGGGGCGCTGGGCGTCACGGTCCGGTACCTGACCCCGCACAACAAGTGGTCGATCCACTCCGAGTACCAGGACAACCTGTTCATGCTCTCGTTGTCCCGCGGTGGCCCGACGATCTGGATGAGCAACCTCGACGCCGACAAGGTCGGGATCAAGGACAACGACTGGATCGAGGCCGTCAACCGCAACGGCATCGTCGTCGCCAGGGCGGTGGTCTCGCACCGGATGCCCGAGGGCACGGTGTACATGCACCACGCCCAGGACCGGCTGATCGACGTCCCGCGGTCCGAGACCAACGGGAAGCGCGGCGGCATCCACAACTCCCTGACCCGGTTGATGATCAAACCGAGCCATCTCATCGGCGGCTACGCCCAGCTGTCCTTCGCATTCAACTACCTCGGCCCGACCGGCAACCAGCGCGACGAGGTCACGATGATCCGTCGCCGTTCGCAGAAGGTCGAGTACTGA